CCTCAAGATTTTTTGTGGGGCGGTTGATTATCTACTGCCTTTTTGGAGAAAAGTGAATGGCTCGTATTGCCGGTGTAAACATTCCGGATAACAAGCATGCTGTTATCTCCCTCACGTACATCTTTGGTATTGGTCGCCACACTGCTAAGAATATCTTAGCTGCTGTTGGTATTGCTCCAACAACTAAGATCCGTGAATTGGATGATGCTCAGCTTGATGCGATTCGTGCAGAAGTTGCTAAGGTTCCGACCGAAGGTGACTTACGTCGCGAAATTTCCATGAACATTAAACGTTTAATGGATCTAGGCTGCTACCGCGGTCTTCGCCATCGTCGCAGCTTGCCTGTCCGTGGTCAACGCACCAAAACTAACGCACGTACCCGTAAAGGTCCGCGCAAACCGATTAAAAAGTAAGATTTCTGGAAGCTAAAAGATGGCTAAAGATACTCGCACACGCAAGAAGGTCACTCGTACCGTCTCTGAAGGTGTTGCACACATTCACGCGTCTTTTAATAACACCATTGTAACGATTACCGATCGTCAAGGTAATGCATTGGCTTGGGCCACCTCAGGTGGACAAGGCTTCCGTGGTTCACGTAAATCAACTCCGTTTGCTGCTCAGGTAGCTGCTGAAGTTGCTGGTAAAGCAGCTTTGGATTACGGTTTGAAAAACCTAGACGTCCTTGTGAAAGGTCCTGGTCCTGGTCGTGAGTCTGCGGTTCGTGCATTAGGCGCAGTGGGTTATAAGATTAACAGCATTACCGATGTGACACCAATTCCTCACAACGGTTGCCGTCCACCTAAAAAACGTCGCGTGTAAGGAGAAACATTCATGGCTCGTTATATTGGTCCAAAATGCAAACTCTCTCGCCGCGAAGGGACAGACCTGCAATTAAAATCTGGCGTTAAACCATTTGACGTTAAGACTAAAAAACATGCTAAAGCTCCTGGCCAACACGGTGGAGCTCGTGGCAGCAAACAATCTGAGTACTCACTACAATTACGTGAAAAACAAAAAGTACGTCGCATGTACGGTGTTTTAGAGCGTCAATTTAGTAACTACTATAAAGAAGCAGCTCGTGTTAAAGGCGCAACTGGCGAGAACTTGTTAAAGTTACTTGAAAGCCGTCTTGATAACGTCGTTTATCGCATGGGTTTTGGTTCTACACGTGCAGAAGCTCGTCAGCTCGTATCTCACCGTAGCGTTACTTTGAATGGTCGTCGTGTTAACATCGCGTCTATCCAAGTTAAAGCTGGTGATGTGATTGCAGTTCACGAAAGCGCTAAACAACAATTACGTATCAAAAACGCAATTGAGTTGGCTGCGCAACGTGGTATTCCTTCTTGGATGGAAGTTGACCATTCTAAATTAGAAGGTACCTTCAAAGCTGCTCCAGATCGTTCTGATTT
This portion of the Acinetobacter sp. GSS19 genome encodes:
- the rpsM gene encoding 30S ribosomal protein S13 — encoded protein: MARIAGVNIPDNKHAVISLTYIFGIGRHTAKNILAAVGIAPTTKIRELDDAQLDAIRAEVAKVPTEGDLRREISMNIKRLMDLGCYRGLRHRRSLPVRGQRTKTNARTRKGPRKPIKK
- the rpsK gene encoding 30S ribosomal protein S11, whose protein sequence is MAKDTRTRKKVTRTVSEGVAHIHASFNNTIVTITDRQGNALAWATSGGQGFRGSRKSTPFAAQVAAEVAGKAALDYGLKNLDVLVKGPGPGRESAVRALGAVGYKINSITDVTPIPHNGCRPPKKRRV
- the rpsD gene encoding 30S ribosomal protein S4 → MARYIGPKCKLSRREGTDLQLKSGVKPFDVKTKKHAKAPGQHGGARGSKQSEYSLQLREKQKVRRMYGVLERQFSNYYKEAARVKGATGENLLKLLESRLDNVVYRMGFGSTRAEARQLVSHRSVTLNGRRVNIASIQVKAGDVIAVHESAKQQLRIKNAIELAAQRGIPSWMEVDHSKLEGTFKAAPDRSDLPAEINESLIVELYSK